The segment ATTGAGCCCGACCACGACCGCGCCGCCGAGCGCCGCGCCGAGCTCCGCGAACACGAACTCCGGCCGGTTCTCGAGCAGGAGCCCCACGTGCATCGGCTTCGCGGGGTCCACGAGCGAGCGGAAGAGGTTCGCGTAGCGGCATGCCTCGCGATGCGTCTCCGCGAACGTCCACGCCCGATCCTCGAAACGCAGGTACGCGCGCCCGGCATCGGCGGGATCGGCGGCGCGCTGCCGCAGGAGGTCGCCGAGCGTCGTCATGTCTCGTGGGCGAAGCGCCGGAGCCACGGCGCCATGACCAGCATCAACGCCGCCGCCGCGAACGACGAGACGACGAACAGCATGAAGAAGTCGGCCTGGCCGCCGAGATGCCAAGGGAGAGCGATTTCGCCGCGCTCGATCGCCTCGACGCGCGCCGCCACGAGCCCGCCGCCCAGGTTCGCGAGGAAGGTCGAGACGAACCACACGCCCATCAAGAGCGACACATAGCGCTCGGGGGCGGCCCGGGTCACGTACGAGAGCCCGGTCGGCGAGAGGCAGAGCTCGCCGACCGTGTGCCAGAAGTACGTCGCGACCACGAACACGAGTGACGCCTTCACCGCGGGATCGGCGGCGATCCAGCCCGCCCACACCATGAAGACGTAGCCGAACCCGAGGAAGAAGAGCCCGAGAGCGATCTTCACCGGCTGTCCCGGGTCGCGCCCGCGCCGTCCGAGCCACGACCAGATCCCTGCGAAGAGCGGCGCCAGAAGGAAGATGAGACCCGCGTTGATCGACTGGAACCACGTCGTCGGCACCTCGTAGCCGCCGAGCATGCGATCGGTGCGCAGGTCGGTGAAGAGGTTGAGGCTCGATCCGGCCTGCTCGAAGGCGAGCCAGAAGACGGCGTTGAAGAGCATGAACACGAAGATCGTGATCGTCGGCCCGCGCTCGTCGGGCGCGAGGCGCCCGACGAACCACGCCGCCCAGCCGACGGCGGCGACGGCCAACACGACGACGGTCGCGCGACCCGAGACCAGATCGACGACGCTCGCGAGCGCGCCCAGATGGTGCAGCACGGCGAACAGGGCCGCCGCTGCGATCCCACCCGCCGCCACCGGGATCGACAGGTTCGATCGACCCGCTGGCGGCGCGCCGATGCCGTGCAGCAGGCGGTCGCGGAACGTGACGTAGAGCCCGAGCCCGGCGAGCATGCCGACGGCCGCGGAGCCGAAGCCCCAGTGCCAGCCGACGCGCTCGCCCAGCGTGCCGCACACGAACGCCGACAGGAACGCCCCCAGGTTGATCCCCATGTAGAAGATCGTGAACGCGCCGTCGCGCCGCGGGTCGTGCGGCTCGTAGAGCTGGCCCACCATGACCGACACGCACGGCTTGAAGTGGCCGGTGCCGATCACGATGAGGGCGAGGCCGAACACGAAGACCGACATGCCGAGGTCGCTGGCGGCGAGCGAGCCGACGCCCGACACCGCCAGCACGGCGTGCCCGAGCGCGATCATGAGGCCGCCCACGACCATCGAACGATGCGTGCCGAGCAGCTCGTCGGCGATCCATCCGCCGACGATCGGCAGGAGATAGGCGAGGCCCGTGTACCAGCCGTAGAGCAGGCTCGCATCGCCGCGCGACCAGCCGCGTCCGGGGTTGACGAACCCGCCCGCGTCGGGCGCGGGATGCGTCGCCTGCACCAGGTAGAGGACGAGCAGCCCGCGCATCCCGTAGTACGAGAACCGCTCCCACATCTCGACGAGGAACAGGAGGAAGAGGCCGGCGGGATGGCCGAGCAGGGTCATCGTGCGAGGCGCCGAAGTGCCACGTCGGCGAGGATCGCCGCAAGCGCGAGCGCCACGAGCGGCGTCTCGAGCGGCGTCCGCGTCCGCGCGACTCCTCCGCGCGCCGCGAGCACGTCGGCCGGCTCCGGATCGACGCGGCCCCCGGTCCGCGCCGCGGCCCGCTCGAGCAGGGCACGGTCGGGCGGCCCGCCGCGCCGCTCGCGATCGCCGGCCGTGACCTCGGGCACGCGGAGCAGCGTCTGCCACGCGCCCGCCGAACCGCGGATCGTCGCCGGGTGCGGTCCCGGCGCGAGCGGCGGCAGCCGCGCCGTCCAGCGGCGCGGACCCTCGGGCGCGAGCGCGAGCGCGTGATCGTCGATCTCGAGCGCGGGCGGGTCGCCCGGCTCGGCGGCCGTCTCCACGACGATGCGCGTCGCGGCGGCCGTCGCGTGCGCCTCGAGGTGCACGTCGTCGGGAAGCGCGCGGCGCGCCGTCCAGCGCACGAGCTGCGTCCACAGCTTCCCGAAGCCGTTCCACGTGGCCCACGGCGCGGCGCCGGCCTGGAAGTCGAGCGTGACGGCGGCGACGCGCCCGAGCCCGTGCTGCCAGGTGACGAGCACGGGGTCCTCGCGCTCGCCCGCGTCGACGGCGAGGCGGACGGTGGCGCCGGGCTTCGCGCGCGCGATCGCCCATCCGGCGACCGGCGGTAGCTCGCGCGGCGCGATGCCGGCCAGCGGCGCGCCGCCGTCGGCGATGCGCACGCGCCGCGTGTTGCGGTTGCGGGCTCGCTCGAACAGCTCGCGCGCGTCGTTCAGCATGAGCTGCGGCAGGGCCTCGGGATTCTCCACGTGATGGAACTCGCCTCCGGTCGCGCGCGCGATCGTGGCGAGCAGCGCCAGGTTGGCGGTGTCGGTGCCGATGCGGATGGTCGAGACGGTGACGTCGCCGCGCGCGAGCGCGTCGATCAACTGGAAGTGATCGTCGGTGCGGCGGTTCGTGTCGCCGTCCGTCAGCAGCACGATGTGCCGGACGCGATGCTCCACGCGCTCGAGGTTGCGGCGGGCGATGTCGAGCGCGTCGAGGAAGTCCGTGCCGCCGCCGGCCTCGAGCGTGGCGACCCTGGCGGCGAGCGCCTCGCGTGCGACGGCCACCGGCTGGAGCGCGCCGAGCTCGTGCGGCTCGGCGTCGAAGGCGATCGCGCCCACCAGGTCCTGCGGCTCGAGCTGCGCCAGCACGGCCATCGCGGCCCGGCGTGCGTACGCCATCTTCTCGCCCGGTACCGCGCCGGGGCGCGTCGTCTGGCTCATGCTGTTCGAGCGGTCGATCACCAGCTCGAGCGCGATCGGCTCGCGCTCGGCCGGCTCGGGCGTCTGCGACGAGAGCGCGACCGGCAGCACGCGCGCCAGCGCGGACGACGCGAGGGCCGGGTCGCCGAAGGTGTGCGGTCCGCCGGTCACCACGAGCCCGCCGCCGTCGGCGACCCAGGCGGCGAGCGCTTCGAGCCCGCCCGGCGCGAACGCGGACCGCGCCACGTCGTCGAGGACGACCACGTGCTGGCGACCGAGCGCGGGCTCGATCGCGCGCGGCGGCACCACCTCGACCGTCATGCCACGCTGGGCGAGCGCGGCGGCGACGACCGGCGCCGTGCGCTCGCTCGCGACGAGGGCGCGAAGCGGCGGCGTCACCGTCACGGCCGCGCTGACGAAGCCCGGCGCCGGAGGCTCGCCGTCGCGCAGGAGGAGGCGCGCCTGGACGAGGGCGGCGCCGGGCTCCGCCGACGGGAAGGGCAGCGCGACGACGCTCGGCCCCGGCGGCAGATCGAGCGGGACGGCAAGGGGCGGGGCAGCGTCGATCGCGACCTGCAGCACGGCGGTCGTCCGCTCGGCGGTGGCGTTTTCGACCACGGCCTCGAGCGGCGCGGGCGCGCCCGCGGTGAGGAACGCGGGCGCGAGCAGGCGGCGCAGCGTCACCGCGGGGAGCGTGTCCGGCGGCGGCACGACGGCGAAGAGCGGAACGGGTGGCGTCATGCGCGCGACTTCCGCGGCGAGGCTGCCGGTCGTCTCGCGTCCGTCGGTCACGAGGACGATCGCCGGTTGCCGATCCGCCGGACAGAGGACGGCGGCGCGCACGACGGCCGCGCCGAGGTCCGTCTCCTCGGGCCGGTACGCTCCGGGATCGACGCCGGCGGGCGGCAGGAGCGTCGCGAGGGCCGGCCGAGGAGCCGGCGCCGCCAGCACCTGGACGCGGCCGCCGAAGGCGATCGCACCGACGAGGTCGTCCGGATCGAGCGTGGCGAGCATCGGCTCCAGGAAGGCGTGCGCCGCCAGCGGCGCGGCGGTCTGCGCGCTCGCCGACACGTCGGTCGCGACCACGACGCACGCGCCCGTCGCCGGCCGCGGTCGCTCGACGTAGAGCCCGGCGAGCGCGAGCACGAGGAGCGTGATCGCGGTCGCGCGCAACGCCGCGGCGCCGGCGGCTCGCCCGCGCCGGCGCGCGAGGACGAAGACACCCGGCAGCACCGCGAGTGCCCAGAGCGCGGCCGGCAGGGTCACGCCGAGGCTCACGCGAACGCCCACACGCCCCACTCGACGATCGCGAGGAGCGTGCCCAAGAGGATCGGCCACCACGTGAGATCCGTGCGCCCTTCACCGCCGGGCGTCGCCGGCAGCGCAA is part of the Candidatus Eisenbacteria bacterium genome and harbors:
- a CDS encoding peptide MFS transporter; amino-acid sequence: MTLLGHPAGLFLLFLVEMWERFSYYGMRGLLVLYLVQATHPAPDAGGFVNPGRGWSRGDASLLYGWYTGLAYLLPIVGGWIADELLGTHRSMVVGGLMIALGHAVLAVSGVGSLAASDLGMSVFVFGLALIVIGTGHFKPCVSVMVGQLYEPHDPRRDGAFTIFYMGINLGAFLSAFVCGTLGERVGWHWGFGSAAVGMLAGLGLYVTFRDRLLHGIGAPPAGRSNLSIPVAAGGIAAAALFAVLHHLGALASVVDLVSGRATVVVLAVAAVGWAAWFVGRLAPDERGPTITIFVFMLFNAVFWLAFEQAGSSLNLFTDLRTDRMLGGYEVPTTWFQSINAGLIFLLAPLFAGIWSWLGRRGRDPGQPVKIALGLFFLGFGYVFMVWAGWIAADPAVKASLVFVVATYFWHTVGELCLSPTGLSYVTRAAPERYVSLLMGVWFVSTFLANLGGGLVAARVEAIERGEIALPWHLGGQADFFMLFVVSSFAAAALMLVMAPWLRRFAHET
- a CDS encoding VWA domain-containing protein; the encoded protein is MGVRVSLGVTLPAALWALAVLPGVFVLARRRGRAAGAAALRATAITLLVLALAGLYVERPRPATGACVVVATDVSASAQTAAPLAAHAFLEPMLATLDPDDLVGAIAFGGRVQVLAAPAPRPALATLLPPAGVDPGAYRPEETDLGAAVVRAAVLCPADRQPAIVLVTDGRETTGSLAAEVARMTPPVPLFAVVPPPDTLPAVTLRRLLAPAFLTAGAPAPLEAVVENATAERTTAVLQVAIDAAPPLAVPLDLPPGPSVVALPFPSAEPGAALVQARLLLRDGEPPAPGFVSAAVTVTPPLRALVASERTAPVVAAALAQRGMTVEVVPPRAIEPALGRQHVVVLDDVARSAFAPGGLEALAAWVADGGGLVVTGGPHTFGDPALASSALARVLPVALSSQTPEPAEREPIALELVIDRSNSMSQTTRPGAVPGEKMAYARRAAMAVLAQLEPQDLVGAIAFDAEPHELGALQPVAVAREALAARVATLEAGGGTDFLDALDIARRNLERVEHRVRHIVLLTDGDTNRRTDDHFQLIDALARGDVTVSTIRIGTDTANLALLATIARATGGEFHHVENPEALPQLMLNDARELFERARNRNTRRVRIADGGAPLAGIAPRELPPVAGWAIARAKPGATVRLAVDAGEREDPVLVTWQHGLGRVAAVTLDFQAGAAPWATWNGFGKLWTQLVRWTARRALPDDVHLEAHATAAATRIVVETAAEPGDPPALEIDDHALALAPEGPRRWTARLPPLAPGPHPATIRGSAGAWQTLLRVPEVTAGDRERRGGPPDRALLERAAARTGGRVDPEPADVLAARGGVARTRTPLETPLVALALAAILADVALRRLAR